The DNA region CCTCTGTCCAAACACAAGGGTTACTACACCTTGTTCCTGAACACCTCCTTTCTCCTATTGATTTGTGCTTTCATGATTACTCACTTCCACACTGCAAAAATTGATGTGGTGGTGAGTAACAACTCCGGTTTTCATGATGGTAGCGAAAAAGAACAGGACTGCAAGAGCTTAGACAACATAGCTGACTACAAAGCCCAGTGCTTGTACCTTAAATCCCATGACCCATGTGTCTCTGAGGGATATATTGATTACCTTTACCTTTTCCATTGCCAATTTGGGAGATTCCCTCTATTGGGTTACACTCTTTTGTTTCTCTGGCTCCTTGTTCTGTTTTATCTCTTGGCTAGTACAACTTCTGAGTATTTTTGTCCTTCCCTGGAAAACCTCTCTAAATTGCTGAGATTGTCACCTACAATTGCGGGAGTGACTCTTCTCTCTCTTGGAAATGGTGCGCCTGATGTTTTCTCCAGCCTTGTCTCTTTCCAGGGTACTGGGACCCAGAGCATTGGCTTGAACATGGTTCTTGGAGGGGTTTCTTTTGTTTCATGTGTTGTGGTTGGAGTAGTGAGTATTTCAATAAGGCACAGGGGGGTTCAAGTTATGAAATATGCTTTTGTAAGAGATGTTTGTTTTCTTCTTATGGTTCTCATGTGCTTGTCATGTGTTTTGATTGCTGGTGAGATTGATGTTTTTGGAGCAATTGGTTTTTGTTTGATATATGGGGTGTATGTGATTGTGGTTTATGTCTCTTCTACGCGATGGaaggaaggtggtggtggtggtgatgccGAAAATGGTTGTATTTCAAGTTACGGTGATGACTTGAGTTTTAGTGTCCCTCTTCTCATAGATGTGAAGGAAGGATCTATTGATTGTGTTCAAAATGTTATTGAAGAGTATGACCTGAATTTTGATAAGAGTTGTTGTCGCTTGAGATCTTCGATTTGTCGAATATTGCTTTATGTTCTTGAGATGCCCCTTTATTTGCCAAGGAGATTGACAATTCCTGTTGTATGTGAAGAGAAATGGTCAAAGCTGTATGCAGTTTCTTCAGTGGTATTAGCACCACTtcttttgtgtgttttgtgGAACCCTCCCACAGGAAACAGTTTCTTCAGTACAAACCATATTGTTGTTTATGGAATTGCATCCTTGGTTGGCCTTGTGTTTGGTGTAACTTCATTTTTCGCAACCGAAATGACACTGCCACCAAAGAGGTGCTTATATCCTTGGCTTGCAGGAGGGTTTGTAATGAGTGTGGCATGGAGTTACATTATAGCTCAGGAGCTAGTAGGATTGTTGGTTTCAATTGGGCACATTTGCGGAATTAGTCCTTCAATACTAGGGTTAACAGTTCTTGCCTGGGGGAATTCACTTGGGGATTTGCTGACAAATTTAACCATGGCTCTAAATGGAGGACAAGAGGGTGCTCAAATAGCAATATCAGGTTGCTATGCTGGTCCAATCTTCAATACTGTTGTTGGGTTAGGCTTGTCTCTTGTGGCTGCAACATGGTCACAGTACCCACAATCTGTTCTGATCCCTAAAGATCCATTTCTTTGGGAGACTTTGGTGTTTTTGGTTGTTGGATTGGTTTGGGCTCTTGTGGTTTTGATTAAAAGAGATATGAAGCTTGATGGAGTCTTGGGAGGAGGGCTTTTAGTTGTTTACGTTATTTCTTTGTTTCTGAGGCTGATTCAAGAACAAGAATCTCTCCAATCTTATGACATTTAGGCTTAGATGCTTAGGATTATAAGATGACAGAAGCATTGAATTTGTCATCAGATTATTGTAACTATATTTGTGACTATGGTGTAAATTTGCTAGTGGTATAATTCTCACTGCTCTCTTTGTAATTAGCTTCCCTAGGGCATTGGCCTTTTCTGAACATCCATATCAATGAATTGTAATTGAAATATATAGCTTGAATTTGTGTAAACATATCTTATGGTCTCATAGCTAGCACATTGTGGTGCAAGTTAAGTTATTTTTTGGTGAAATTCTTGTACTCGAAGAGCATAATAGAGTTCTTTGACTTGAAGACAGTTGCATTTAATGTGGCATATTTTTTGGATGCATTACTCAATAACTATTCCACCGCCTGTTGAATTAAGAATGTATACTTAGCTAgtatcaaacaaaacaaaaatgtaTACTTAACTACCAAtccttgtttttttcttttcgtgAGCTCAAGGAATTCATCGGAAACAACAATGACTACTTTGTTCAGAAACAACTAATCATAATATacgtttttttttcaatgacaAGGATCGAATTTCCGATTTCATGATTAAGAGACAAAAtgaactgtttttttttttgaaactaaacaTGAATATTATTAAGGACCAGTCGGCCGGGAAGCAATTACATCCAAGTTTACCAAATCAGAAACGGCATCAGGAACTTCTTCCACCCACACAAAATTAGCATAAGTGGAAGCTTTCTTAGTCAAATAGTCTGCAATCGCATTACCAGAACGTCTAACAaaagacaaataaaataaatcaaaaaactGAACATAAGAACGAGAATCTCTAATAATATTATCCATATAGGATCTACCCTGCACCTCCTTCTGCCATCACTGAAACAACTGAAGACAAACCGAGAGACAAAATGAACTAACTAGTAACTACTATGCCACATCTTGTTACCCAGTGGCGGAGGCAGGAATTTTATAAGGGGTGACGAAGATTTAAAGGAATGTAACTtataagaaaattttaatttttctcacAAAGCATGtgcaaaaaaatcatatataactagcaattttttataagcatgagaaatatataattagtttgAGTACAAGAGATACTAATCAACTCATAAGGATTTTGACAAGAACAAAAAATGAGACTTGACAAAAAGACATTAATTGGGTATACCCTCTCAAAAGGTAGTAGAAAAAGTAGCCCACATTAAGTTCATAGCAGAAAATCGCAGAGAAAGAAGCTATTtcaaagaatattttttttctcattatcaTGTAGAAAATCATAGTTCAGTTTTAGTATATTTAGCACCACATTACTTCAATTTCTTTTGAGTACATCAGAGTGGAGAAGGCACAAGCAGTACCTAAACACTGAAACACACCAATTAATCGATCACCACATTAACTGCAATTTATAAGTGTGACTAGCAAAAGTGATTGGACTATAAATTTAGAACTTATCAatcattttttttggtataGATAACTTATCAATCATGCATCAGCCATCAGACATTTATGCCATGGAAAGGTATTCTCTACTTCACCTATTGGATAAACTAAAAGTGAGGGgtgcaaaaaaatattttttcactaAGTACTAGTTAGAAAATTTTCCAACTTGAGGGTGATTGGAGCATGAGGCAGACACCCCACTCCCTCCGTCGCTACCCATCTTCGTTGACTATGGACAATCATATAAATGCTGATGAAATTGACactgataaataataaataataaattacgTGTGGGAGTTGGAGGGTGCCTTGTGCTTGCCATTTTATTATTGTCTAAATCCTCTTTCCCTTTTACTCAATGTCTGTCTGAGTATGATTATgcttataatatttaaaatagaaataaaaggaTAAACATCTTTCTCATAGTTCTCGATCTAGCGCTTCACAAAGTCACCCTATGATTAAGAGTGAcgtaaaattatattttgatgGAAATAAGTTTGACATGAGTAAGTTTCAAGTTTGATAGCATAGTAGAATTGAGTTTGGGTTGAGAacggaaaataaaaagtatcttTTAAATATTGAACAGTCATTGAATAGGACATTTGCTTTAACACTTCTTTCATTTAGTGATTGTGATCGAGTTAGATCCGATAATCACctcaaatgagttttttttttttttttttttgctttttgggaAATCAGAGGTGGTGGAGGGAGTCACTTTGCATCATCGGGGCTAATTTTTCTTCTGCTCAGTCCACCTTCACCTACTGGTGGTAGTTTACCTGgattgggcgagaccccagaggCCGTTGCCTAGGGATGCTCGACCAAAGGTGATGCACAAGCCAAAGGGATGAGCCTTCTCCGAGAGGCCCAATCGGCCCACTAAGGACAGTTAGATACGCCAGGTCCAACCCCTCGCGTATAAATAGGGGGtgattaccaattgtaagagactcttggctcatttcatgaataacaaacttgagattcagttacactctctctctaagctgttacacgctctctctctagattcacTCATAGCAatcctctcactctaggtactataccttctttctatgttcttggcaggaacttttggcgccgtctgtgggctgtagatttcgattcccagactacgtggattgctATTTTGGTTGAGAGAAATTCGGAATTTTGGGCAATTTCCTCTGATTTTCGTGTTTTTGGTTGAATTTCTGGTTCACGGTTGAAATTCAATGGAGACTCGTCTTCATCAACGCAGCGAGCCGTTGGAGCAGAGGCATGGTTCACCACCGCGTCGTGTGAGGAGGAGGCCTCGTCATGAGGAGGTTCGTCGCGAGCAACCTGAGCAATCgactcctcctccgcctccactgcctcctcctcctccttctccgacgcCTCCATTACCTACTCCATCATCCTTACCTTCGCAGCAAGGATCTCCGGCACTCTCTCCGGAAGCCTCGGGAGGCGGATTGCCATTACCTCAAGCTCCGATCACTCATAGAGATTGGAGACGTTTGGTCCGCAACATTGACAACATACGACAGCGGAATGATTACTTGCAAGAGCAGTTGGACTATTATCGCCTTGAGTTTGAGCCTTTCTCGGCGGCGGTAAGGGAGGTAGAAATTCCTGATAACATGAAGAATCTCGTTCTAGAGACGTACAACGGAAAGAcagatccgaaggatcatctgctCTACTTCAACACGAAGAAGGTGATAAGTGCAGCTTCTGATGcagtgaagtgcaggatgttcccgTCAACTTTCAAAGGCACGGCGATGGCTTGGTTCAAGACTTTGCCTCGCGGATCTATCACGAACTTCCGCTATTTCTCGTCGAAGTTCCTTATTCAGTTCTCTGCAAGCAAGATCAAGCAAGTCACGATTGATGATCTGTATAACGTTCACCAGTTAGAGCGAGAAACTTTGAAGCAGTATGTGAAGCGGTACAATGCAGCATCCGTCAAGATAGAGGAGTCGGAGCCGCAAGCTTGTGCGCGCGCCTTTAAGAATGGACTGCTGCCGGGGATGTTGAACAGCAAGCTAAGTCGGAAGCCTGCTCGTTCGATGGCGAAAGTCGGCGCTGGGGCGAACACTTACATCCTGGATGAGGAAGACGATGCGTTCAAAAGGAGGCGTGCCAAGACGGAAAAAGATGACGGTCAGAGGGACGTATCGCCAGCAGGCAGGCGTGGTCAAGAGAAGGGAGAAAGTAGCAAGCGAAGGGATGAGAAAATCAAACCATCGGAGAAGATAGCGAAGGACCAACTCTATCTGAAGAAGGAAAACTTTGAGCGCGGCGCCCGTGGCAAACTGATTCTCGCCAGCGAGAGGGGGCAGGCAAAAACCTGAATGCACATTTGATAGAACCGCTTCGGGAGGTCAAGGCAACGCATGCAGTTGAAGAGGGCGAGAGGGATGTTAATCCGCCGCGGGTGGTAGTTGACAAAaccaagtggtgcgagtatcatcgCTCGACGGGCCACGACACCGGTGATTGTTTCACGTTGAAAAGTGAGATGGAGAGGTTGATCAGGGCGGGACACCCACAAATGAATGATCGCGGCGATCGCTGGAACGGAGAGCGCCAACAGGGAAATCGCTACAAGGGAAACCTCCAGCAGGAGGATCGCAGGCGGGATGACCGCCGTCGAACACCAACAGCGGACGAGAAAGAGACATTGGCGACAAGGAAGAAAGGAGCcgaagaaaccttcaacaagGATCTCGAACCGCCGGTTGGGACGATCAATACAATTGCAGGGGCTTCGGAGGAGGCGGCGACACACAAGCGGCAAGATGAAGGCATGTTAGGGCGGTAAGTTCAGTACAAGAGTTTTCAATCCCATTTGGTTTTCAACACCCGGACATAGTGATAGCGTCGGCAGACTTTGAAGGAATTAAGACACATAAGGACAATCTCGTGGTGGTAATGGCGAGGATCAACAATTACAATGTGCATAGAGTGCTTCTAGATCAGGGTAGTTCtgcggatatcatctatggcgaCGCATTTGATCAATTGGGGTTAACAGATCAAGACCTGATGCCATATTCTGGGACTTTGGTAGGTTTTTTGGGCGAACAGGTTTGGGTACGCGACTACTTGGATTTGGACGCAGTTTTTGGCGTTGATGAGAACGCGAAGCTCTTGCGAGTAAGGTATTTGGTTTTGCAGGTAGTCGCGTCGTATAATGTCATCATTGGTGGGAACACGTTGAACCGCCTTTGTGCGGTAATATCGACAGCCCACTTGCCGGTGAAATACCCGCTAACCTGCGGGAAGATAGGAAAGATCGCGGTAGACCAACATCGAGCGATGGAATGTTACAAGAACTGCATGAGCTTGTATGGTAAGAAGGGAGCTGACGCCGGGCATAGATGTCACGAGATTGAGATTTTAGAAGGCGATCAGGATCAGCGGAGCATCCAGGGCCGGGATCAGAACAGCGCGAGAAGACAGGGCCGATGGATCAGTGAAAGGTACGGGGGACCAAGAAGAAACCGAAATTAGGAAAGGCCAGACGACAGGACATGGAAAGATGGGCAATTTACCGATGCTCATGCTGAGGAGAGCTGGGCAAACGTGATTGGGGACCTGGAAATGTATAAATTCAGTAGGGGTGTATTGGCGATTGAGCCCAGGCTCATAGCTGATCAGGAAAGGCGCTTGGAGAAGTTGGTAGTAGaaaattttgacctcttcaatCGGATTCAAAAGGACGCAACATTTTGGGGATTGCCTAGGTTCAAAAAGCCAACCCTTTTGGGCATGTGTCAGGAAGAAAGTGGTGAGAGGGGGGCAGTGCTACAGGGTGCGGTCCAGTTGAAGCTCCAACGAAGTTGCAGCGAGCAAAGCCAATTGGGAAAAGTTGACCAGTCACGGGGCGAGCCGAATACCGAAGAGGAACAGTGCAAAGTGTGTCGCCGCAGGAACAAAGGAAAAAGGAAGGTGGAGTGTGggaaactgtaacaccccgatttccgtgtgtcacttagtaacttgaaaataaaataaagcagaaaatgcaggtatatttttttcgttttcttttggaataaagaacattttaaactaaagactcaaccccaaaatgcgataaacataaactaatatacaatactattacagtCCTGCTGTAACTAAAAGCATCGTCACAAGTATCCTCAAGTGACGGCTAGGTTTACAATTTTTCAGAAAGCATAATTAGTTCGAAATATTATACAAGTGACAGAAGGGAATAGTCAGCCCCAGATGGCCTCCTCTAGACCTCTacaaccgactactccatgtgattcccaactacggagaaccacacgaaagtaacgtgtcggggacctaccctgcccaaaaatatgaatgacgaatcagagctatgacaataacaaccaactcaaaagactctaaccacccatatcccacactactatcatcgaccctccctcgatcaggcatgaagtccgggtcctcgtcgaaagcttcagtaatcgTCATTTCGCttcgggtctttcccgcacaacgaatcatcacgaaccggctgacagacgcctgatAGCAGGCTGaccgccaaaacacaaacatacaaacaaagccaaggcgctagggtcaacttacagaatacaatagatatacaatcaacatgcgataaagggggtatatatatatatatatgttgtatatatacatataagttatgtattgtctaccctaaggtatatacatagcatgttatcgaatctcttacacaattcaatcatcaaaacacataacgatgtttatcaacatcaaatcatcagatctcaacaactatagctagagtgcatgatatgtcatgcaacgtcaatcataataagatgcattgtgtatcgatgcagaatatgctgacacaaatcagaataacgtcactctgcttggcggcgggacaaaccaacggtattgccacttaaaggctgggcacctcgagacggtcgtaacactggcctcgtgtttaaccatttctgctcgggcgtcgcttatcacctttggctatagtcaagatgATCCAACTCTACacggttcgaccatttctgcttgctatgccggacatcaacaggagcgatacaactctacacggatgatcgttacttcctgctgtgccaggtatagtcaagaccgattcaactctacacggctgatcgttgcttcctactataccgaagtactccactcggcacttcatcgcgtgtatgcatatgtgcaatatgattagcaaaacaacgatttgtcctcacaggtaaaaattggttcattgaccagaggcttctacaacgagaaacctaggctatagtcaagtcggttgtgaccctacgggtttaaccatcctgcttgctacgccagacatcaacaggaaCGATACCACTCTAcgcggctgaccgtcacttcctgttgtgccaagagtactctactaggtaccttactaacgcccagacccttggctaaagcccgtcttcaaattctttcccataaaatgagttcccttaaaaatagttctcttattaggtaaaatgttccatcgtaagttagtacattatgtcgttaattccaaagttcagttttcatttccaacacctttcaaaataaagttcccaaagctaggatcaccgacccattcccgttttaaaaactcactttcattcctaagtccGTTGAATCAgcgtcattaattaaaagcattatattcttaataaatatattatggatttatttacataaaacagattatgattattttcggtccaaaactctataagttcaaggttcccatcaaacccaaacaactccccgaggaagacactagatcccctaaaacaatgaaggttcgaaccttggttcgacctaacaaacattcccaaaaccaACCCGTCATTGTcatgacgaagataagtgtattctacactccaaaagtggcatcaaaatgcacaaatatagtcagcacaatttaatcataaacgcaaatacatcaagctctatcgagcgataaATCAATATGGCGGTgttgtaaacataaccttgtcatatccactagaaagtgataagacagaaaccagtaaacgaccgaagcctctcagaaaacggagacacacgtctcatataagttcactcggccgaagcctccagaaaacattttccaatttcaagcgataaacaatatccaagcaatattccatatcaagcaatattcaagtcgaagttatcgacgcctacaatataaatagctagtaagtaagttgccctaacttcgagttgttccagtctcttGGTCTAGGTTCTCCACACACTGTTGCTCAGTaaatcccaaagttccttcaactcgatatcttgaagtagggacaaacagctcgaagatcggtcgagtttcggcgaaaatctccttcctcctttctctcctgaaactcgcggcctccttgggaagaaatgggagatattttgatttttttactatttataggaaggtgaaatcgcgggaaaatgaaaattttgcgattccgatttttgcagcacgttcatcggtgaattctaagagagattctggcgatagaattccagaactcaaaacaaatctctagaattaggaaaaaacgatctctaaaactccaaaagcggtgtaagttaatctgtcccgaaaaactactttttgctgtgaaggtcagacgactaaacctcgttctgaagaaagattggaaacgtcgaaacaaatctggcaacgcggatggaaacttcgttaaaagctccgaatagaaaaagtcttcattcattGATTgagtttagggtttttgaagcaaagaaattagcgtcgtcggacttccgagaagtgaatactatcgtgcatacaatccagggttccgaaatgaaacactggtcgaaggaaaagtaaagagaacttcttatttttccaagaatttgaaatctcacttaaacgttgctttaagagcagaattagcctattctggacactctcgccgtaaggcaggtgtgcagacgactcgcactaactcctaaaacgactatggtactatcctcaagcaattcctgaactttcttcttcattaatctttctcaaacggcgaactcctgtcacgcttacactgattctacgcgtgagtcggaaagtAAACGGTTCTgtaaatccgggtcttacaatactcccctcaaaaaagaaagtttcgtcctcgaaactcagagttctgtgaaaagtccgggatactgttccttgatcttttcttctaaCTCTCATGTAGtcttgcccgtgtcattgttcctcataaccttcacttaagcaatctgttttccccttaactgtttcactcttctatccccactgctaactgtcggcatctcaaaagacaaaccatcattcaacttcatgtcgtctagCTCGATCACTTGCATCGGATCTCTGCTTTAAAtaataccggttggcactccgtgcagtcacacaatcttagccacttgcttctttactttcggtcgtccgaaattcttcttaaactcggtgcctctctgtcctttcaaagtaaatactcaacttgtcctcgtgatcttcatctacagtccaaaactccacttgttcgttcgataactcctagacgaatcatCCCCTTGGTAactgctagtccattaaaacacctccaacttcgta from Lotus japonicus ecotype B-129 chromosome 2, LjGifu_v1.2 includes:
- the LOC130736418 gene encoding uncharacterized protein LOC130736418, with translation METRLHQRSEPLEQRHGSPPRRVRRRPRHEEVRREQPEQSTPPPPPLPPPPPSPTPPLPTPSSLPSQQGSPALSPEASGGGLPLPQAPITHRDWRRLVRNIDNIRQRNDYLQEQLDYYRLEFEPFSAAVREVEIPDNMKNLVLETYNGKTDPKDHLLYFNTKKVISAASDAVKCRMFPSTFKGTAMAWFKTLPRGSITNFRYFSSKFLIQFSASKIKQVTIDDLYNVHQLERETLKQYVKRYNAASVKIEESEPQACARAFKNGLLPGMLNSKLSRKPARSMAKVGAGANTYILDEEDDAFKRRRAKTEKDDGQRDVSPAGRRGQEKGESSKRRDEKIKPSEKIAKDQLYLKKENFERGARGKLILASERGQAKT
- the LOC130737992 gene encoding cation/calcium exchanger 2-like; protein product: MSITVPLSKHKGYYTLFLNTSFLLLICAFMITHFHTAKIDVVVSNNSGFHDGSEKEQDCKSLDNIADYKAQCLYLKSHDPCVSEGYIDYLYLFHCQFGRFPLLGYTLLFLWLLVLFYLLASTTSEYFCPSLENLSKLLRLSPTIAGVTLLSLGNGAPDVFSSLVSFQGTGTQSIGLNMVLGGVSFVSCVVVGVVSISIRHRGVQVMKYAFVRDVCFLLMVLMCLSCVLIAGEIDVFGAIGFCLIYGVYVIVVYVSSTRWKEGGGGGDAENGCISSYGDDLSFSVPLLIDVKEGSIDCVQNVIEEYDLNFDKSCCRLRSSICRILLYVLEMPLYLPRRLTIPVVCEEKWSKLYAVSSVVLAPLLLCVLWNPPTGNSFFSTNHIVVYGIASLVGLVFGVTSFFATEMTLPPKRCLYPWLAGGFVMSVAWSYIIAQELVGLLVSIGHICGISPSILGLTVLAWGNSLGDLLTNLTMALNGGQEGAQIAISGCYAGPIFNTVVGLGLSLVAATWSQYPQSVLIPKDPFLWETLVFLVVGLVWALVVLIKRDMKLDGVLGGGLLVVYVISLFLRLIQEQESLQSYDI